The Streptomyces pactum genome contains a region encoding:
- a CDS encoding IS110 family transposase, translated as MAADEIAVIGGIDTHTDVHQAAVIDTVGRHLATEAFPTTPDGYQQLLDWLRPHGELLAVGLEGTGAYGAEIARFLTANGITVVEVDRPDRKVRRDNGKSDPVDAYAAATAVLSGRASGTPKTRNGIVEAIRTLRVARSSAVKARTQTINQIRNLIVTAPAAVREKLRALTTSELIGTLARSRPVGDLSDPEHAARVTLRRLARRYQRLCEEIADADADLGPLVTRAAPRLVALPGVGPETAGQLLTTAGDNPDRLRSEASFAHLCAASPIPASSGRTHRHRLNRGGDRQANRALHTIVLVRMRYDQRTRDYVARRTTEGMTKKDIVRCLKRFVAREVYRHLPRPQITTEQLAQAA; from the coding sequence ATGGCAGCAGACGAGATAGCGGTCATCGGCGGCATCGATACCCACACCGACGTCCACCAGGCCGCAGTGATCGACACGGTCGGCCGGCACCTGGCCACCGAGGCGTTTCCCACCACCCCGGACGGCTACCAGCAGTTGCTGGACTGGCTGCGCCCGCATGGCGAACTGCTGGCGGTGGGCCTGGAGGGCACGGGCGCCTACGGCGCCGAGATCGCCCGTTTCCTGACCGCCAACGGCATCACCGTCGTGGAGGTCGACCGCCCTGACCGCAAGGTCCGTCGGGACAACGGCAAGTCCGACCCGGTCGACGCCTACGCCGCTGCGACCGCCGTGCTGTCCGGCCGGGCCTCGGGCACGCCGAAGACCCGCAACGGGATCGTGGAGGCCATCCGTACCCTGCGCGTGGCCCGCAGCTCGGCGGTCAAGGCCCGCACCCAGACCATCAATCAGATCCGCAATCTCATCGTGACGGCACCCGCGGCGGTCCGGGAGAAGCTGCGGGCTCTGACCACCAGCGAGCTGATCGGCACTCTCGCCCGGTCCCGTCCCGTCGGTGACCTCTCCGATCCGGAGCACGCGGCCAGGGTCACACTGCGCAGGCTCGCCCGCCGCTACCAGCGGCTCTGCGAGGAGATCGCCGACGCCGACGCCGATTTGGGCCCGCTGGTCACCCGGGCCGCACCCCGGCTGGTCGCCCTGCCTGGCGTCGGCCCCGAGACTGCGGGCCAGTTGCTGACCACCGCGGGCGACAACCCCGACCGCCTCCGCTCGGAAGCCTCCTTCGCGCACCTATGCGCAGCCTCTCCAATCCCGGCATCATCGGGCCGGACACACCGGCACCGGCTCAACCGCGGAGGCGACCGGCAGGCCAACCGGGCTCTCCACACCATCGTGCTGGTCCGTATGCGCTACGACCAACGCACCCGCGACTACGTCGCCAGACGCACCACCGAAGGCATGACGAAGAAGGACATCGTCCGCTGCCTGAAACGGTTCGTCGCTCGCGAGGTCTACCGTCACCTGCCCCGTCCTCAGATCACCACTGAACAACTCGCCCAAGCCGCTTGA
- a CDS encoding beta-N-acetylhexosaminidase has translation MTAHEGDFFELGPDTRVAAGAGTERTERWLRATLGAATGLPLAPGTRDGAVEGDTVRLSLDGGLSTEGYRLVVEPTGVHLTGGGPAGLFWGAQTLRQLLGPDAFRRAPLPGGRWRLPPVRIEDAPRFPWRGLMLDVARHFMPKDGVLRYLDLMAAHKLNVLHFHLTDDQGWRVEIKRHPKLTETGSWRARTKYGHRASPLWEEKPHGGYYTQDDIREIVAYAAERNITVVPEIDVPGHSQAAIAAYPELGNTDVVDTTALSVWDTWGVSPNVLAPTEATLRFYEGVFEELLALFPSEFIHIGGDECPKDQWRRSATAQARIEELALADEDELQAWFVQHFDTWLAERGRRLIGWDEILEGGLAKGAAVASWRGYAGGVAAARAGHDVVMCPEQQVYLDHRQHAGEDEPVPIGFVRTLEDVYRFEPVPAELTADESGHVLGTQANVWTEVMENQARVDYQTFPRLAAFAEVAWSALPAPADRDFAGFERRMAVHYGRLDALGVAYRPPGGPLPWQRRPGVLGRPIDGPPPDK, from the coding sequence ATGACCGCCCACGAGGGAGATTTCTTCGAGCTCGGCCCGGACACCAGGGTGGCGGCGGGCGCCGGCACCGAGCGCACCGAGCGCTGGCTGCGCGCCACGCTGGGCGCCGCGACCGGCCTGCCGCTCGCGCCCGGGACGCGGGACGGCGCGGTGGAGGGCGACACCGTCCGCCTGTCCCTCGACGGCGGGCTGAGCACCGAGGGCTACCGCCTCGTCGTCGAACCGACGGGCGTCCACCTGACGGGAGGCGGGCCGGCCGGCCTCTTCTGGGGCGCTCAGACGCTGCGGCAACTGCTCGGCCCGGACGCCTTCCGGCGTGCCCCGCTGCCCGGCGGCCGGTGGCGGCTGCCCCCGGTCCGGATCGAGGACGCGCCCCGCTTCCCCTGGCGGGGCCTCATGCTGGACGTCGCCCGGCACTTCATGCCCAAGGACGGCGTCCTGCGCTACCTGGACCTGATGGCCGCCCACAAACTCAACGTCCTGCACTTCCACCTGACCGACGACCAGGGGTGGCGCGTCGAGATCAAACGGCACCCGAAGCTCACCGAGACCGGGTCCTGGCGGGCGCGCACCAAATACGGCCACCGGGCCTCACCGCTGTGGGAGGAAAAACCCCACGGCGGTTACTACACCCAGGACGACATCCGGGAGATCGTCGCCTACGCGGCCGAACGGAACATCACCGTCGTCCCCGAAATCGACGTACCCGGACACTCGCAGGCCGCGATCGCCGCGTATCCGGAACTCGGCAACACGGACGTCGTCGACACCACCGCCCTGTCCGTCTGGGACACCTGGGGGGTCTCCCCGAACGTACTCGCCCCCACCGAGGCCACCCTGCGTTTCTACGAGGGCGTGTTCGAGGAACTCCTGGCGCTTTTCCCCTCGGAGTTCATCCACATCGGCGGCGACGAATGCCCCAAGGACCAGTGGCGGCGCTCGGCCACCGCGCAGGCACGCATCGAGGAACTCGCCCTCGCCGACGAGGACGAACTCCAGGCCTGGTTCGTCCAGCACTTCGACACCTGGCTCGCCGAACGCGGGCGCCGGCTCATCGGCTGGGACGAGATCCTGGAGGGCGGGCTGGCCAAGGGCGCGGCCGTCGCCTCCTGGCGCGGGTACGCGGGCGGGGTCGCCGCCGCGCGCGCGGGCCACGACGTCGTCATGTGTCCCGAGCAGCAGGTGTACCTCGACCACCGGCAGCACGCCGGCGAGGACGAACCCGTGCCGATCGGCTTCGTGCGCACCCTGGAGGACGTCTACCGGTTCGAGCCGGTTCCGGCGGAGCTGACCGCGGACGAGTCCGGACATGTGCTCGGCACCCAGGCGAACGTGTGGACCGAGGTGATGGAGAACCAGGCGCGGGTGGACTACCAGACCTTCCCGAGGCTCGCCGCGTTCGCCGAGGTCGCCTGGAGCGCCCTGCCCGCCCCGGCCGACCGGGACTTCGCCGGCTTCGAACGCCGGATGGCCGTCCACTACGGGCGACTTGACGCCCTGGGGGTCGCCTACCGGCCGCCCGGCGGCCCGCTGCCGTGGCAGCGGCGGCCCGGTGTGCTCGGCCGGCCGATCGACGGACCGCCGCCGGACAAGTAA